Part of the Streptomyces europaeiscabiei genome is shown below.
CGAGAACAACCCGAGGAAGGCCGTCGAGGAGATCGTGCGGCTGGAGAAGGCCGGGCTCGACGCCGTCTGGGTGGCCGAGGCGTACGGTTTCGACTCGCCGACCACTATGGGCTACCTCGCCGCCCGCACCGAGCGCGTGAAAATCGGCTCGTACATCATCAACGTGTACTCGCGCACGCCCGCGCTGATCGCCCAGACCGCCGCCGGACTCGACGCGGTATCCGGGGGCCGTGCCCTGCTCGGGCTCGGCGCGTCCGGCCCGCAGGTCGTCGAGGGCTGGCACGGCCTGCCGTACGACAAGCCGCTCGGCCGCACCCGCGAGACCGTCGAACTGTGCCGCCGGATCTGGAGACGTGAGGTGATCGACCACCATGGCATCATCGACATGCCACTGCCGCGCGAGAAGGGCGGCAAGCTTGGCAAACCCCTGAAGTTCCTCAACCAGCTGGTGCGCAGCGAGATACCAATTCACGTCGCATCCCTCGGCCCGGCCAACGTCCGTATGACCGCGGAGATCGCCGACGGCTGGCTGCCGCATCTCTTCATTCCCGAGAAGGCAGGACTGGTCTGGGGAAACGCCTTGGCCGAGGGTTTGGCGCGCCGGCCTGCGGAACGTGGGAATCTCCAGATCGTCGCGGGCAACCTCCTCGCCGTCGGCGAGGACGCGGCAGCCGCCCGCGACCTGCTCCGCCCGATGATCGCCCTTTACGTCGGCGGCATGGGCGCCAAGGGCAAGAACTTCTACAACGACCTGGTCCGCGCGTACGGTTACGAGGAAGCGGCCGAAAAGATCCAGAACCTCTACCTGTCCGGTAAAAAGAGGGAGGCGGAGGCGGCTGTTCCCGATGAACTGACCGAACTTGTGTCCCTGTGTGGCCCCGAGGGCTACGTACGCGAGCGCATCGAGGCGTTCCGCGCCGCCGGTGTCACCCAGCTGAACGTCCGGATGGTCGGTCCTGATCCCGCTCGCCTCGTGGAGAAGGTCAAGGGTTGGCTCTGACGGGCTGCTCAGGACTGCCTCGGGCACTGTTCAACCGGGCCGGCACCTCACTGGGCTTCCCCAGCACTGGGACGCGTTTTCCTACCGGCTATCTGGAGCTCAAGCACACGCGAGGCGCAGTGCCCACCGAGTCGTGGAGCAACGCAGTGTGCACAGGACCTTCCATGACCCATGCTCGTGCATCGAGGGGCAACCCGCCCCGGATCATCATGCCTCCGTGCAGTTGCCGTGTCCCCCGAGCTGGACCATCGCTTGGTACACCTGATCGGGGGTCATGGATGGCTCGGGCAGGGGGTGTGCCCTGTCCGCGCGGAAGGCGTCGAGCATGAGGTGGAGGTGGCGGCGCCACGCCAAGGGGGCGATGTCTCGAGTTGCTTCGGTGATCCGCCCGTGAGACCAGATGAGGAAGGCCAGGTCCTCGGGCGTGGCGTCGGCGCGCAGGCTGCCCTGCTCCTGGGCGCGGTGGACGACCCGTACGCCGAGGTCATGGATGCGGCTTCGGGTGCGTTCGAGACTCATGGAGTCGGGCAGGCGCATCGACGTCAGATCGGCGAAGCCGCGATCGTCGGCCTGCAGCTCGCACATGGTCTCGACGAAGAGTTGGAAACCCTGCCACGCGTCCTCCATGGCGGCCGCTCGTTCCGCAGCGTCCAGCCAGGTCCTGAGTTTGTCGGCGAATACCGCCTGGATCAGGTCCACGCGAGCGGGGAAGTGGCGGTAAAGCGTTCCGATGGCCAGTTGGGCATGTTTGGCGATCTGCTCCAGCGGCGCATGGAGCCCCTGGTCGGCGAAGTGGGCGCCGGCCGCCGCCAGCAGGGCGTCACGGTTGCGCTGAGCGTCTCGCCGTAGCGGACGGCCGGCGGACGGCGGGACGTCGGGCGAGATTGGCATGCGCCCACCCTAGCAACATGAGGACCCCCTCACCTTCTCTGCTACGCTCGGGCCGCAACATGAGAGTTGCCTCAACTTATGCGGGAGTGCGGACATGAACGTTGCCCTGTGGATCTTGCAAGTGCTGCTCGCGACCATGTTCGGCATGGCAGGACTCATGAAGTCCACTCAGCCCAAGGAGAAGCTCGCCAAGTCCCTGCCGTGGGTGGAGGACTTCTCGACGGGCACCGTACGCCTCATAGGTGCGCTGGAACTGCTCGCCGCCCTCGGCCTGATCCTGCCCGCCGCCACCGGTATCGCCGCCGTGCTCACGCCGCTCGCCGCGACCGGCTTGGCGGTCGTGATGATCCTGGCCGCACTCGTGCACGCCCGCCGGAAGGAGATGAGCGGGATCGCCCTCAACGCCGTGTTGCTGGCATTGGCGGTCGTCATCACGTGGGGTCGCTTCGGTCCGTACTCTTTCTGACCCGCTTTGCATCGCACCGATTGGAACGAATCTCATGCGCATCACCGTCTTCGGCGGTACCGGCCCGACGGGCCTGCTCCTGATCGACCAGGCCCTGACGGAGGGCCACGAGGTCGTTGCCTACGCCCGTACCCCCTCGAAGTTGCCCTCCCACCGGCGGCTCACCGTGATCGAGGGGCCGCTGGACGACGCCCCGGCCATCGGCACGGCGGTACGCGGCAGCGGTGCCGTACTCAGCGTGCTCGGGCCGGGAACCAAGAAGACCGACATCCCACCCTTGATCACCGGCTACCGCAACATTGTCACTGCGATGCGTGACCACAGCGTCGAACGGCTCGTCGCGATGGGCACGCCCAGCATCACCGACCCGGCCGACGGCAAGGATCCCAGAGTCGGGCTCATGGTCGCAGGCATCCGGACGTTCCAGCCGACCGCGTATCGCGCCATCGTGACCATCGGCCGCACCGTGCGGGAGTCGGGGTTGCAGTGGACCATCGTCCGGCTTCCGCTGCTCACGAACGGCCCCAAAACCGCCGCGGTCAATGTCCGCAACGTCGGTGGCAAGGGCGGACTGCTCCTCTCGCGAGCCAACGCGGCCGCGTACTTCCTAGCGCAGGCCGCCGACTCCACGCAGATCGGCCGCGCGCCGTTTATCACCGACAAGTAAGCCTGCACATCACCAGCCGCGGAAACGAACGCGGCTTCCGCCTCACGTGCGACTTCGGAAAGACAACCATGCGTGCCTTGATCACCACCGGCGGCGTCGCTCCCTGAGTCGCCGACATCCCTCGCCCCACGTTCGGCTCCGACGCGGAGGCGCTGGTGAAAGTCGTGGCCACCTGTGTCAACGGCTTCGACACCATGGTTGCGGCCAGCCGGCTCAAGGGAGCGCTGCCGCACACCTTCCCCCGCCTGGGCGGGAGTGTTTAACCAACGGCCTCGTGTCACTTTCGGTGGCGATGCAGGGTGATGTCATCCGAAGAGGATGCGGTGGCGGAGGAGGGGGAAGCCTGCTCTGCCGTACATCTGCCGCGCGACGAGCTTGGTCTGGGTGGTGACGCCCTCGGTGGCGCCGTTGCTGTACGGGAAGGTGAGTACCACGATCACAGCGTCACGGTTTCACTCCAAGGCGCGGGGTGAAGGGGTGCCGAGGGGACAGTCCTGCTGCGCGGACTTTGTCTGTGCCAGCTGCGGGGAGTTGACCGCCTTGCCTGTGGCGCTGGGGGCCAGGCGGCGGGCCCTCGGTTGCTCGCCGAAGAGTGGGGCCGGATGCGAAAAGCACCGGCACTGCCTCGAGCGAAACGCGTACGTGTGCTTCAGCGGCCCGCCGCGCCGCCGCGACCT
Proteins encoded:
- a CDS encoding LLM class F420-dependent oxidoreductase, whose protein sequence is MELATTLEYAENNPRKAVEEIVRLEKAGLDAVWVAEAYGFDSPTTMGYLAARTERVKIGSYIINVYSRTPALIAQTAAGLDAVSGGRALLGLGASGPQVVEGWHGLPYDKPLGRTRETVELCRRIWRREVIDHHGIIDMPLPREKGGKLGKPLKFLNQLVRSEIPIHVASLGPANVRMTAEIADGWLPHLFIPEKAGLVWGNALAEGLARRPAERGNLQIVAGNLLAVGEDAAAARDLLRPMIALYVGGMGAKGKNFYNDLVRAYGYEEAAEKIQNLYLSGKKREAEAAVPDELTELVSLCGPEGYVRERIEAFRAAGVTQLNVRMVGPDPARLVEKVKGWL
- a CDS encoding TetR/AcrR family transcriptional regulator, which codes for MPISPDVPPSAGRPLRRDAQRNRDALLAAAGAHFADQGLHAPLEQIAKHAQLAIGTLYRHFPARVDLIQAVFADKLRTWLDAAERAAAMEDAWQGFQLFVETMCELQADDRGFADLTSMRLPDSMSLERTRSRIHDLGVRVVHRAQEQGSLRADATPEDLAFLIWSHGRITEATRDIAPLAWRRHLHLMLDAFRADRAHPLPEPSMTPDQVYQAMVQLGGHGNCTEA
- a CDS encoding DoxX family protein produces the protein MNVALWILQVLLATMFGMAGLMKSTQPKEKLAKSLPWVEDFSTGTVRLIGALELLAALGLILPAATGIAAVLTPLAATGLAVVMILAALVHARRKEMSGIALNAVLLALAVVITWGRFGPYSF
- a CDS encoding NAD(P)-dependent oxidoreductase encodes the protein MRITVFGGTGPTGLLLIDQALTEGHEVVAYARTPSKLPSHRRLTVIEGPLDDAPAIGTAVRGSGAVLSVLGPGTKKTDIPPLITGYRNIVTAMRDHSVERLVAMGTPSITDPADGKDPRVGLMVAGIRTFQPTAYRAIVTIGRTVRESGLQWTIVRLPLLTNGPKTAAVNVRNVGGKGGLLLSRANAAAYFLAQAADSTQIGRAPFITDK